The following are from one region of the Ignavibacteriota bacterium genome:
- a CDS encoding SRPBCC domain-containing protein produces the protein MQKLNFSIVIKASKEKVWNTMLDDKTYRQWTEAFSPGSHFVGSWNKGSKMLFLGPDQDGNIGGMVSRIKENKKHEYLSIEHLGLVQDGKEDTTSDAVKQWAGALENYTFKDLHDKTELLVDMDINDEYKEMFENMWPPALDKLKILAETK, from the coding sequence ATGCAAAAACTAAATTTCTCAATCGTAATTAAGGCATCGAAAGAAAAAGTTTGGAACACAATGCTTGATGACAAAACATACCGTCAATGGACAGAAGCGTTTTCACCCGGTTCTCACTTCGTTGGCAGTTGGAATAAAGGAAGTAAAATGCTTTTTCTCGGACCGGATCAGGACGGTAATATTGGTGGAATGGTCAGCAGAATAAAAGAAAATAAAAAACACGAATATCTTTCTATCGAACACCTTGGTCTTGTTCAGGATGGAAAAGAAGATACAACAAGCGATGCAGTAAAACAGTGGGCTGGTGCACTTGAGAATTACACATTCAAAGATCTTCACGATAAAACAGAACTGTTGGTTGATATGGACATCAATGATGAGTACAAAGAAATGTTCGAAAATATGTGGCCTCCAGCACTTGATAAACTAAAAATACTTGCAGAGACAAAGTAA
- a CDS encoding MATE family efflux transporter → MKSLWQELKNAIRGSDADYTEIKIGKAIFLLAVPMILELIMESTFAVVDIYFVGTLGASAVATVGLTETYLFLLYSIAMGLATGVTAIVARRIGEKDKEKASISAIQAIFIALVASIPFMIAGIFFAKELLVLMGGDKWTIDHGYKYTQWMLGGNVVIILLFVINAIFRGAGDAAIAMRVLWIGNGINMILDPILIYGLGPFPELGIEGAAIATNIGRGVGVIMQLWFLFKGVKHIRVLKSQFQLQWETIKKIIKTSLGGIGQMIVAMTSWIFIMRIIADFGSQAVAGATIAIRIMMFTMMPSWGMSNAVATLVGQNLGAKQPDRAERSVWITGIWNMSFLILVSVVYFFFSENLVGIFTDEPGVIEVGGMWLKIVSYSYFVYAWWMVSVQAFNGAGDTMTPTKINLVFFWLIQIPLSYFLAKIVEMDISGVFWAIFASETAVGLFTLWLFKKGTWKKVVL, encoded by the coding sequence ATGAAATCCCTTTGGCAGGAATTAAAAAATGCAATAAGGGGAAGCGATGCTGATTATACAGAAATAAAAATTGGCAAAGCAATTTTTCTACTTGCAGTTCCGATGATACTTGAGTTGATTATGGAATCAACTTTTGCAGTTGTTGATATTTATTTTGTCGGAACACTTGGTGCTTCTGCTGTTGCAACGGTTGGTCTTACTGAAACATATTTATTTCTGCTTTACTCAATTGCAATGGGATTAGCAACAGGAGTTACTGCAATAGTCGCAAGACGAATTGGAGAAAAAGATAAAGAGAAAGCAAGCATTTCTGCTATACAGGCGATCTTTATCGCACTGGTTGCTTCAATTCCATTTATGATCGCAGGTATATTTTTCGCAAAAGAATTACTCGTATTGATGGGTGGTGATAAATGGACAATTGATCATGGTTATAAATATACTCAGTGGATGCTGGGAGGAAATGTTGTAATCATATTGCTGTTTGTTATTAATGCAATCTTCCGTGGTGCTGGTGATGCTGCAATTGCTATGCGTGTACTCTGGATAGGAAATGGAATTAATATGATTCTCGATCCTATATTAATTTATGGACTTGGACCATTCCCCGAATTAGGAATTGAAGGTGCGGCGATTGCTACTAACATCGGAAGAGGTGTTGGAGTAATTATGCAACTCTGGTTTCTTTTCAAAGGTGTTAAACATATCAGGGTTTTAAAATCACAATTTCAACTTCAATGGGAAACAATTAAAAAAATAATTAAAACTTCTCTTGGCGGAATTGGGCAAATGATTGTTGCAATGACCTCGTGGATTTTTATAATGAGAATAATTGCAGACTTCGGAAGTCAAGCCGTGGCAGGTGCAACTATTGCAATCAGAATAATGATGTTTACCATGATGCCTTCGTGGGGAATGTCAAATGCAGTAGCTACACTTGTTGGTCAAAACCTTGGCGCAAAGCAGCCCGATCGTGCTGAACGATCTGTTTGGATCACCGGAATTTGGAACATGTCATTTTTAATTCTGGTTTCAGTTGTATATTTCTTCTTCAGTGAAAACCTGGTCGGAATTTTTACAGATGAGCCAGGTGTTATAGAAGTCGGAGGAATGTGGCTCAAGATAGTGTCATATTCGTATTTTGTTTATGCATGGTGGATGGTTTCCGTACAGGCATTTAATGGTGCTGGTGATACTATGACTCCAACAAAAATAAATCTTGTATTTTTCTGGTTGATACAAATTCCGCTTTCATACTTTCTCGCAAAGATTGTTGAAATGGATATTTCAGGAGTTTTCTGGGCAATATTCGCTTCAGAAACTGCAGTTGGTTTATTCACACTTTGGTTATTCAAAAAAGGAACTTGGAAAAAAGTTGTATTATAA
- a CDS encoding nuclear transport factor 2 family protein has product MSANKKVVEKYIDGFNKSDHEQILSCLADNVEWILPGVFHLKGKDAFDKEIENPAFEGKPVIVVTRAIEENNIVITEGTVRAKKKDAEYINLVFCDVFEMKDSLINKLTSYLMEVK; this is encoded by the coding sequence ATGTCTGCAAATAAAAAAGTAGTAGAAAAGTATATTGATGGATTTAATAAGTCTGATCACGAACAAATTTTATCTTGTCTAGCAGATAATGTCGAATGGATTTTGCCCGGAGTCTTTCATTTAAAAGGAAAAGATGCCTTTGATAAAGAAATTGAAAATCCTGCATTTGAAGGTAAGCCAGTTATTGTTGTTACAAGAGCCATTGAAGAAAATAATATTGTCATAACAGAAGGGACTGTGCGCGCAAAGAAAAAAGATGCTGAATATATTAATCTGGTTTTTTGTGATGTGTTTGAGATGAAAGACAGTTTAATTAATAAACTGACCTCATACTTGATGGAGGTAAAATAA
- a CDS encoding DNA-3-methyladenine glycosylase 2 family protein produces MSQRIVNKADVKKLTSKHKIFLNIKEKYGTPPNWNRPEGFISLSKIILEQQVSLASAEAHFNKLNNYLTEFLPTNVLKLTDEEMRTCQISKQKAEYLRALSKAVINKELDFDELSGINPDEVRKKLTSIKGIGDWTTDIYLMFCLQNKDIFPLGDIALITTIKELTKVKSDSGIVCFTKKLKPYRSLAAYFLWFYYLKRRNRI; encoded by the coding sequence ATGTCACAAAGAATAGTCAACAAAGCAGATGTTAAAAAACTCACTTCTAAGCACAAAATATTTTTAAATATTAAAGAAAAGTACGGCACCCCTCCAAACTGGAACAGACCCGAAGGATTTATATCATTATCAAAAATTATTTTAGAGCAGCAGGTAAGTCTTGCATCTGCTGAAGCACATTTCAATAAGCTAAATAATTATCTGACTGAATTTTTGCCAACGAATGTTTTGAAATTGACTGATGAAGAAATGCGTACTTGTCAGATCAGTAAACAAAAGGCAGAATATCTTCGTGCTTTATCGAAGGCTGTAATAAACAAAGAATTGGATTTTGATGAATTGTCAGGAATAAATCCTGACGAGGTTCGTAAAAAACTTACAAGCATAAAAGGTATCGGCGATTGGACAACAGATATTTACTTAATGTTCTGTTTACAAAACAAAGATATATTTCCTTTAGGTGATATTGCCCTGATAACTACAATTAAGGAGTTGACTAAAGTAAAATCTGATAGTGGTATTGTTTGTTTTACAAAAAAATTAAAACCATATCGCTCATTAGCAGCTTACTTTTTGTGGTTCTACTATCTGAAAAGGAGAAACCGAATTTAG
- a CDS encoding helix-turn-helix transcriptional regulator, with product MPEINFKEKKFNNPVELSLDIIGGKWKIPIIWRLRDDPKRYGELKRLLPQATHKMLTQQLRELERDEIIIRKVYQEIPPKVEYNLTLLGKSVIPIIDLLNDWGDEYRSVFNKD from the coding sequence ATGCCAGAAATCAACTTTAAAGAGAAAAAATTTAACAATCCTGTTGAGCTTTCACTGGATATTATTGGTGGAAAGTGGAAAATACCAATAATCTGGAGGCTGCGAGATGACCCCAAAAGATACGGCGAACTTAAAAGATTACTACCACAAGCAACGCACAAAATGCTGACACAACAACTTCGTGAACTTGAGCGCGATGAAATTATTATACGTAAAGTTTATCAGGAAATTCCACCTAAAGTTGAGTACAATCTTACTTTACTCGGGAAATCGGTTATTCCGATTATCGATTTATTGAACGATTGGGGTGATGAATATAGAAGTGTGTTCAATAAAGATTGA